The sequence AAGGCAGGGGCGACCACTTATCGAAGCGGGTTTTCCATTCCAAATGCTTCGGCCCCTTGAATGACCGGCCATCCGGCGCTAGCTTGCGCGCCCCCCTGGTCCCCCCTCGGGACCCTCAGCATTTTTCCGGTGGCCCATGGCCCCCCAAGCAAGAGCGAGCAGGCGATGAAAGACGGCATCCACCCCGAGTACAAACTCATCAACGTCACCTGTGCGTGCGGAAACACGTTTCAGACCCGCTCCACGGTCGGCGAAGATCTTCCCGTCGATGTCTGCGCGGCCTGCCACCCGTTCTACACGGGCAAGCAGCGTCTGATGGACAGCCAGGGTCGAATCGACCGCTTCCGCAAGAAGTACGGTCAAACCGCCTGAGCCGTCGACTGGCGGCACTGATGACGCCGCCCTCGCCGCGCTATAGTGTTCTCGTGTCCAATCAACCGCCGGTCCTGGGTCCCGATGGCGTCGCCCGTCCTTACATCGGGGGACAAGCCCTGATCGAAGGCGTGATGATGCGCTCTCCGCGGTCCTATGCCGCGGTGGTACGTCGTCGCACTGGTGCTCTCGTGGTTCGCGAGGAGGAAATGCTCGACCCGCGCACTGGCTTCCGCGGGTACCCCCTCGTGCGTGGAGTGATCACGCTGGTGGAAGCACTCAAGCTGGGCAGCCGCTGCCTGCGCTTCTCCGCGGAGCTCTACGAACAAGACTTGGACGCCGAGGAAAAGGAGAAGCAGGGCAAGGACGCTGCGAAGTCCACCGGGCCGAGCACGTTGGCGCTGCTCTCGCTGCCGATCATCGCCCTGGCCACGCAGACCGGAGACGAGCCCGCGTCGGGAACTGAAGAGCGCGGGAAGAAGTTCTTCACCTTCCTCTCCATTCTCTTCGCCCTCTTGCTGTTCGTTGCGTTGCCTCAGGCCTTCGCCGAAGGGACGAGTCGCGTGTTTGGCTTGGGCCTGGACGTGCGCAGCGTCGGCTTCCAAGTCCTGACCGGCATCGCCAAGCTGACGATCGTCGTAGGCTACATGCTCGTCATTCGCCGCTTGCCCGAGATCTACCGCGTGTTTCAGTACCACGGGGCCGAGCACAAGGCGATTTACACCTATGAGTCTGGGGAAGAACTCACCCTGGCGAATGCTCGCGCCAAGACGACGCTTCACCCCCGCTGTGGCACGACCTTTCTCGTCATGGTCGCGCTGGTGTCGATCGTGGTGTTCAGCGCGGCCGGCCCGCTCTTGCCGCAGCTGGGCCTGGGCAAGCTGGCGGACAACGTCGCCTTCTTCCTGATCAAGCTGCCCTTCCTGCCGCTGATCGCCGCCATCACCTTCGAGATGCAGCGTTTCCTGGCCAAGCGTTCCGACGGGCCTTTGCGTTTCCTGCTGGCTCCCGGCTTCCTGGTGCAGAAGATCACGACCATCGAGCCCGAGGACGGACAGCTCGAAGTGGCCTTGGCAGCTCTGCGCGCGACCCTCCGGCGCGAATCCGGCGAGACGCCCCTGGCTGCGGACGGCGAAGCCACCTTCGACGGATTCGAAGCCCTCGCGTCGCACACGCCAGCGAGCGCGTGACGTGATCCCCGAAGAAAAACTTGCCAAGATCGTACGGCGCCACGCGGAGGTGGAGCAGCTGCTCTGCGATCCCAAGGTGCTCACGGATCCCGGGGCGCTGCGTACGCTGAATCAGGAGCGCTCGCAGCTGTCCCCGGTGGTGGAGGCCTTCGGCGAGTGGCAGCGGCTGGAGCGGCAGATCGAGGAAGACCGCGCTGCCCTCGACGATCCGGAACTGGGTGACTTGGCGCGCGAAGAGCTGCCGGAGCTGGAGGCAAAGAAGGAAGAGCTCACACGCTCGATTCAGTTGCTGCTGCTGCCACAGGAT comes from Polyangiaceae bacterium and encodes:
- the rpmE gene encoding 50S ribosomal protein L31, giving the protein MKDGIHPEYKLINVTCACGNTFQTRSTVGEDLPVDVCAACHPFYTGKQRLMDSQGRIDRFRKKYGQTA
- a CDS encoding DUF1385 domain-containing protein, translated to MSNQPPVLGPDGVARPYIGGQALIEGVMMRSPRSYAAVVRRRTGALVVREEEMLDPRTGFRGYPLVRGVITLVEALKLGSRCLRFSAELYEQDLDAEEKEKQGKDAAKSTGPSTLALLSLPIIALATQTGDEPASGTEERGKKFFTFLSILFALLLFVALPQAFAEGTSRVFGLGLDVRSVGFQVLTGIAKLTIVVGYMLVIRRLPEIYRVFQYHGAEHKAIYTYESGEELTLANARAKTTLHPRCGTTFLVMVALVSIVVFSAAGPLLPQLGLGKLADNVAFFLIKLPFLPLIAAITFEMQRFLAKRSDGPLRFLLAPGFLVQKITTIEPEDGQLEVALAALRATLRRESGETPLAADGEATFDGFEALASHTPASA